From a region of the Actinomadura luzonensis genome:
- a CDS encoding MarR family winged helix-turn-helix transcriptional regulator, whose protein sequence is MAATHPPHVVALLYEAFLRLQGVVEDAARTHAPGIRPAHQAVFFHMEHDGIRLSRLAAKAQMTAQAMGALVDDLERLGYLRRVPDPADRRAKLIVFTARGDAALRAGYAAIDEVERRLAAMLGEDGLAELNATLTRVIKEF, encoded by the coding sequence ATGGCCGCCACACATCCGCCGCACGTCGTGGCCCTGCTGTACGAGGCGTTCCTGCGCCTTCAAGGCGTCGTCGAGGACGCGGCCCGCACCCACGCGCCCGGCATCCGCCCCGCGCACCAGGCCGTGTTCTTCCACATGGAGCACGACGGCATCAGGCTCAGCCGGCTCGCGGCCAAGGCGCAGATGACCGCGCAGGCCATGGGCGCGCTCGTGGACGACCTGGAGCGCCTGGGCTACCTGCGCCGGGTCCCCGACCCGGCGGACCGCCGGGCCAAGCTGATCGTCTTCACCGCGCGCGGCGACGCGGCGCTGCGGGCCGGTTACGCCGCGATCGACGAGGTGGAGCGGCGGCTCGCGGCGATGCTCGGCGAGGACGGTCTCGCCGAGCTCAACGCCACACTCACCCGCGTGATCAAGGAGTTCTAA
- a CDS encoding maleylpyruvate isomerase family mycothiol-dependent enzyme, with amino-acid sequence MDQEEIWAALAVERRGLADLLAALPAADWERPSLCAGWRVRDVAAHLTFATAHTGRALAAFARARGDFDRAIHDSAVRLARRLSPERIVAEIRRSAGSHRRAPSTKPLDPLFDVLVHGQDIAVPLGLDRAVPVAAARACVAHVWGRGFPFHPQRRFAGLRFAATDAGWAGGAGERVEGPVGSLLLVLSGRAAGLAGLTGPGVPELAERLTPTVRAG; translated from the coding sequence ATGGACCAGGAGGAGATCTGGGCCGCCCTCGCCGTCGAGCGGCGCGGCCTCGCCGACCTGCTCGCCGCGCTGCCGGCGGCCGACTGGGAACGGCCCTCGCTGTGCGCGGGCTGGCGGGTGCGCGACGTGGCGGCCCACCTCACGTTCGCCACCGCGCACACCGGGCGGGCGCTGGCCGCCTTCGCCCGCGCGCGCGGCGACTTCGACCGGGCGATCCACGACAGCGCCGTGCGGCTGGCCAGGCGGCTGTCCCCGGAGCGGATCGTGGCCGAGATCCGCCGCTCGGCCGGCTCGCACCGCCGGGCGCCCTCGACCAAGCCGCTCGACCCGCTGTTCGACGTGCTCGTGCACGGCCAGGACATCGCCGTGCCGCTGGGCCTCGACCGGGCCGTGCCGGTCGCGGCGGCCCGCGCCTGCGTCGCGCACGTCTGGGGGCGGGGCTTCCCCTTCCACCCGCAGCGGCGCTTCGCCGGGCTGCGCTTCGCCGCCACCGACGCCGGCTGGGCGGGCGGGGCGGGGGAGCGCGTCGAGGGGCCGGTCGGGTCGCTGCTGCTCGTGCTCAGCGGGCGGGCCGCCGGGCTGGCCGGGCTGACCGGCCCGGGCGTCCCCGAGCTGGCCGAACGCCTGACACCGACGGTGCGGGCGGGGTGA
- a CDS encoding TenA family protein, giving the protein MWLRTADLMTAIHEHPFNVALGDGTLDAGRFAFYIVQDARYLEAFSKALATASARAADPAEAAFFAQSAHTALAAERLLHAGYVAELGADAAGLPTSPTCLAYASYLQATALAAPYPVLAAAVLPCFWIYQDVGTALLRRAGDLTGHPYGKWISTYSDPAFAASVTQAKAIADRLAAAADPGTREAMARAYRTAAAYEWMFWDSAWRREGWPTARWLAP; this is encoded by the coding sequence ATGTGGCTGCGTACGGCCGACCTGATGACCGCCATCCACGAGCACCCGTTCAACGTCGCGCTCGGCGACGGCACCCTCGACGCCGGCCGGTTCGCCTTCTACATCGTGCAGGACGCCCGCTACCTGGAGGCGTTCTCCAAGGCGCTCGCCACCGCCTCGGCCCGCGCCGCCGACCCGGCGGAGGCGGCGTTCTTCGCGCAGAGCGCGCACACCGCGCTGGCCGCCGAGCGGCTGCTGCACGCCGGGTACGTGGCCGAGCTGGGCGCGGACGCGGCCGGGCTGCCCACCTCGCCGACGTGCCTGGCGTACGCGTCGTACCTGCAGGCCACGGCGCTGGCGGCGCCGTACCCGGTGCTGGCGGCGGCGGTGCTGCCGTGCTTCTGGATCTACCAGGACGTGGGGACGGCGCTGCTGCGGCGGGCGGGCGACCTCACCGGCCACCCGTACGGCAAGTGGATCTCCACCTACTCCGACCCGGCGTTCGCGGCGTCGGTGACGCAGGCCAAGGCCATCGCCGACCGGCTCGCCGCCGCCGCGGACCCGGGCACGCGGGAGGCGATGGCGCGGGCCTACCGGACGGCGGCGGCCTACGAGTGGATGTTCTGGGACAGCGCGTGGCGGCGGGAGGGCTGGCCGACGGCCCGCTGGCTCGCGCCCTGA
- a CDS encoding histidine phosphatase family protein, translated as MTRYLYLTRHAEAIGDGDDAVLTPAGRRQAVLLGERLRHVPLAAVHHGPALRTTQTAHLVGRYLPDVPLLPAEAAGDYVPYTPGEEEVAGPLLDLVRRFPAAEPALAEAAERAFTGPVAGDVPRHELVVTHNFLIGWLVRAALEAPPRRWLGLNHANAALTVIRYTADRPPALLLLNDTAHLPAGLRWTGFPPELRL; from the coding sequence ATGACCCGTTACCTGTACCTCACCCGGCACGCCGAGGCCATCGGCGACGGCGACGACGCGGTGCTGACCCCCGCGGGCCGCCGCCAGGCCGTGCTGCTGGGCGAACGACTGCGCCACGTCCCGCTCGCCGCCGTGCACCACGGGCCCGCCCTGCGCACCACGCAGACGGCCCACCTGGTCGGGCGGTATCTCCCTGACGTCCCGTTGCTCCCCGCCGAGGCGGCCGGGGACTACGTCCCGTACACGCCGGGTGAGGAGGAGGTGGCCGGGCCGCTGCTCGACCTCGTCCGGCGCTTCCCGGCGGCCGAGCCCGCGCTCGCGGAGGCGGCGGAGCGCGCGTTCACCGGCCCGGTGGCGGGCGACGTGCCCCGCCACGAGCTGGTGGTCACGCACAACTTCCTCATCGGCTGGCTGGTGCGCGCCGCCCTGGAGGCCCCGCCGCGGCGCTGGCTCGGGCTCAACCACGCCAACGCCGCGCTCACCGTCATCCGCTACACCGCCGACCGGCCGCCCGCGCTCCTGTTGCTCAACGACACGGCGCACCTGCCGGCCGGGCTGCGCTGGACCGGCTTCCCGCCCGAGCTGCGCCTCTGA
- a CDS encoding DNA polymerase domain-containing protein: MTGDETREGVTLTNLDQPLFDGAEATKRDLVDYLDAIAGRLVPALRGRALSVVRVRPGQEPFMQKNLPKYAPAWIERVSVWAEASHRQVTYALCNDRRTLIWFGNQRAVEYHPALWAGDHFTHLVLDLDPPEGSESFGLAVRAAFLVRQALAEAGLAGAVKTSGAKGVHVFVPVEAGVPAEDLAAATRALGARAERVDPSLATTAFIREDRAGKVFIDSTRAGGATVVAAYSPRIRPGVPVSFPVPWSDLDRVAPRDFTVRTVPALAGAGDPWAEAMPAPQRLPADLVEEGHTIPVARVQAMHEGKRRARARRNES; the protein is encoded by the coding sequence ATGACCGGCGATGAGACGCGCGAGGGCGTGACGCTGACCAATCTCGACCAGCCGCTGTTCGACGGGGCCGAGGCCACCAAGCGCGACCTGGTCGACTATCTCGACGCGATCGCCGGCCGCCTGGTGCCGGCGCTGCGCGGCCGGGCGCTGTCGGTCGTCCGGGTGCGGCCCGGGCAGGAGCCGTTCATGCAGAAGAACCTGCCCAAGTACGCGCCCGCGTGGATCGAGCGCGTCTCGGTGTGGGCGGAGGCGTCGCACCGGCAGGTGACGTACGCGCTGTGCAACGACCGGCGAACGCTCATCTGGTTCGGCAACCAGCGGGCGGTGGAGTACCACCCCGCGCTGTGGGCCGGCGACCACTTCACCCACCTGGTGCTGGACCTCGACCCGCCGGAGGGCTCGGAGTCGTTCGGGCTGGCCGTGCGGGCGGCGTTCCTGGTGCGGCAGGCGCTGGCGGAGGCGGGGCTCGCGGGCGCGGTGAAGACCAGCGGAGCCAAGGGCGTGCACGTGTTCGTGCCGGTGGAGGCGGGCGTGCCGGCGGAGGACCTGGCCGCCGCCACCCGCGCGCTCGGGGCCCGCGCCGAGCGGGTGGACCCCTCGCTCGCGACCACGGCGTTCATCAGGGAGGACCGCGCGGGCAAGGTCTTCATCGACTCGACGCGGGCGGGCGGCGCGACGGTCGTGGCCGCCTACAGCCCGCGGATCCGGCCCGGCGTGCCGGTGTCGTTCCCGGTGCCGTGGTCGGACCTCGACCGGGTCGCGCCACGGGACTTCACCGTCCGTACGGTGCCCGCCCTGGCCGGGGCGGGCGACCCGTGGGCGGAGGCGATGCCCGCGCCGCAGCGGCTGCCGGCCGACCTGGTGGAGGAGGGGCACACGATCCCGGTGGCGCGGGTGCAGGCGATGCACGAGGGCAAGCGCCGGGCCCGCGCTCGCCGGAACGAATCCTGA
- a CDS encoding M28 family metallopeptidase, producing the protein MPRPVVALALPLALIATALTAPAATASATGLDDVFAKLLVKQVKGANVTKHLQALQSIADANGGTRAAGTPGYDASRDYVAGKLRKAGYKVTLQPINYVRSWSEKSPATLEVPGGKAYVPGEDFFTFEPSPSGEVTAQVQGVDLTLPPAPAPSSTSGCEAADFAGFVAGRIALIQRGTCPFVNKVQNARAAGASGVIVFNEGQPGRTDAYPLDIGEWRAGIPMVFADFAVGNELAATPGATVHLKVDADLVLGTNDNVIAESRLGDPRNVVMVGAHLDSVPAGPGINDNGSGSAAILEVARQMALYPVKNKVRFAFWAGEEIGLLGSDQYVASLSQEQRDRIRLYLNFDMIASPNYAYKLYDGDDSDGVGSPAGPPGSAQIEQRLAAFFGSRDLPTNGTDFDGRSDYGPFIEVGIPSGGIFTGAEGIKTAEEAALFGGTAGAAYDACYHQACDTIANIDATALDVDSDAIADSVARYAFDLSTIPPRTTAKAAAALTAAGTAS; encoded by the coding sequence ATGCCCAGACCCGTCGTCGCCCTCGCCTTACCCCTGGCGCTGATCGCCACGGCCCTCACCGCGCCCGCCGCCACCGCGTCGGCCACGGGCCTCGACGACGTCTTCGCCAAACTGCTCGTCAAGCAGGTCAAGGGCGCCAACGTCACCAAGCACCTCCAGGCACTCCAGTCCATCGCCGACGCCAACGGCGGCACCCGGGCCGCCGGCACCCCCGGCTACGACGCCTCCCGCGACTACGTCGCCGGCAAGCTGCGCAAGGCCGGCTACAAGGTCACCCTCCAGCCGATCAACTACGTGCGGAGCTGGAGCGAGAAGAGCCCGGCCACCCTTGAGGTGCCCGGCGGCAAGGCGTACGTGCCCGGCGAGGACTTCTTCACCTTCGAGCCCTCCCCGTCCGGCGAGGTCACCGCGCAGGTCCAGGGCGTGGACCTGACGCTGCCGCCGGCCCCCGCGCCCAGCTCCACCAGCGGCTGCGAGGCGGCCGACTTCGCCGGGTTCGTCGCCGGGCGCATCGCGCTCATCCAGCGCGGCACCTGCCCGTTCGTCAACAAGGTGCAGAACGCCCGGGCCGCCGGCGCGAGCGGCGTCATCGTCTTCAACGAGGGACAGCCGGGCCGGACCGACGCCTACCCGCTGGACATCGGCGAGTGGCGGGCCGGCATCCCCATGGTCTTCGCCGACTTCGCCGTGGGCAACGAGCTGGCCGCCACGCCCGGCGCGACCGTGCACCTCAAGGTCGACGCCGACCTCGTGCTCGGCACCAACGACAACGTGATCGCCGAGTCCCGCCTCGGCGACCCGCGCAACGTCGTCATGGTCGGCGCGCACCTCGACAGCGTGCCCGCCGGGCCCGGCATCAACGACAACGGCTCGGGCAGCGCCGCCATCCTGGAGGTCGCCCGGCAGATGGCGCTCTACCCGGTGAAGAACAAGGTCCGCTTCGCCTTCTGGGCGGGCGAGGAGATCGGGCTGCTCGGCTCCGACCAGTACGTGGCCTCGCTGTCGCAGGAGCAGCGCGACCGCATCCGCCTCTACCTGAACTTCGACATGATCGCCTCGCCGAACTACGCGTACAAGCTGTACGACGGCGACGACTCGGACGGCGTCGGCTCCCCGGCGGGCCCGCCCGGCTCGGCCCAGATCGAGCAGCGGCTCGCCGCGTTCTTCGGCTCGCGCGACCTGCCGACGAACGGCACCGACTTCGACGGCCGCTCCGACTACGGGCCGTTCATCGAGGTCGGCATCCCGTCCGGCGGCATCTTCACCGGCGCCGAGGGCATCAAGACGGCCGAGGAGGCCGCGCTGTTCGGCGGAACGGCGGGGGCCGCCTACGACGCCTGCTACCACCAGGCGTGCGACACGATCGCCAACATCGACGCGACGGCGCTGGACGTCGACTCCGACGCCATCGCCGACTCCGTCGCCCGCTACGCCTTCGACCTGAGCACCATCCCGCCGCGCACCACCGCCAAGGCCGCCGCCGCCCTGACGGCGGCGGGCACGGCGAGCTGA
- a CDS encoding ArsR/SmtB family transcription factor — protein MDEVFKALADPSRRALLDSLNARNGQTLRELCAGLDMARQSVSKHLAVLEEAGLVTTVRRGREKLHYLNAAPVHEIAHRWISRYDQARVQALADLKLALEEPPMDAPTFVYTTYIRTTPQKLWQALTEPAFTSRYWATEFTTDWAAGSPMTWDNHGVVIDDPEQVVLESDPYNRLSYTWHAITPELAKRFGWDEEMLARLSGEARSKVTFTIEEAASQVVKLTVVHDGFQPGSSLAEMVSHGWPNVVASLKSLLETGEPLPADA, from the coding sequence ATGGACGAGGTGTTCAAGGCACTGGCCGATCCGAGCCGGCGCGCGCTGCTCGACTCGCTCAACGCCCGCAACGGGCAGACGCTGCGCGAACTGTGCGCCGGGCTCGACATGGCCCGGCAGTCCGTCAGCAAGCACCTCGCGGTGCTGGAGGAGGCCGGGCTCGTCACCACCGTGCGGCGGGGGCGGGAGAAGCTGCACTACCTCAACGCCGCGCCCGTGCACGAGATCGCCCACCGGTGGATCAGCCGCTACGACCAGGCCAGGGTCCAAGCCCTGGCGGACCTGAAACTCGCCCTGGAGGAACCCCCGATGGACGCGCCGACCTTCGTCTACACCACCTACATCCGCACCACCCCACAGAAGCTCTGGCAGGCGCTCACCGAGCCCGCCTTCACGAGCCGCTACTGGGCCACCGAGTTCACCACCGACTGGGCCGCCGGCTCGCCGATGACCTGGGACAACCACGGCGTCGTGATCGACGACCCGGAGCAGGTCGTCCTGGAGTCCGACCCCTACAACCGGCTCTCCTACACCTGGCACGCCATCACCCCCGAGCTGGCCAAGCGCTTCGGCTGGGACGAGGAGATGCTCGCCCGGCTGTCCGGCGAGGCCCGCTCGAAGGTCACCTTCACCATCGAGGAGGCCGCCTCGCAGGTCGTGAAGCTCACCGTCGTGCACGACGGCTTCCAGCCGGGGTCGAGCCTGGCCGAGATGGTCAGCCACGGCTGGCCCAACGTGGTGGCGAGCCTGAAGTCGCTGCTGGAGACGGGCGAGCCGCTGCCCGCCGACGCCTGA
- a CDS encoding WXG100 family type VII secretion target yields the protein MAGGIHHLSFAQVESSATRLNKEKEDIESRLTQLKAMIDQLVSSDFVTERASGKFQQDYDQWNTGARQVMQGLEGMSTFLKTAVAKHHELDASLSGGAGA from the coding sequence ATGGCAGGTGGCATCCATCACCTCAGCTTCGCCCAGGTGGAGAGCAGCGCGACCCGGCTCAACAAGGAGAAGGAGGACATCGAAAGCCGCCTGACGCAGCTCAAGGCGATGATCGACCAGCTCGTCAGCAGCGACTTCGTCACCGAGCGCGCCTCGGGCAAGTTCCAGCAGGACTACGACCAGTGGAACACCGGCGCCCGGCAGGTCATGCAGGGCCTGGAGGGCATGAGCACCTTCCTCAAGACCGCCGTCGCCAAGCACCACGAGCTGGACGCCTCGCTCAGTGGCGGCGCGGGGGCGTGA